Proteins encoded in a region of the Chryseobacterium piperi genome:
- a CDS encoding C-type lectin domain-containing protein, whose protein sequence is MTKKILFFMVLPWAISAQVGINTTEPTKTLDINGELRIRTLNSGTDADNILSADADGNVRVISRDELGGGRSGFNSTILGYDPQPVANRQQPPGSVSGGGTATELGCKKWATNNHTYCAYQLSQAVTWFNAFNFAKQMGGYLVTMPSDAERMWVNTNIVASGTGYDLANNIWIGFNKIKRPGNPDQLQWITGEEFRINWSTNPATTENWFSPGEPNNSGGTEGATHILPGGERKWNDLAGTVTSSNSRSMNQLIIEFNE, encoded by the coding sequence ATGACAAAAAAAATTTTATTTTTTATGGTTTTGCCATGGGCAATATCTGCACAAGTTGGTATTAATACTACAGAACCAACAAAAACTCTCGACATTAACGGTGAATTAAGAATTCGAACTTTAAATTCAGGAACAGATGCTGATAATATACTGTCTGCGGATGCAGATGGAAATGTTCGTGTAATCTCCAGAGATGAATTAGGTGGCGGAAGATCTGGATTCAACTCGACTATTCTTGGTTATGACCCCCAACCTGTTGCTAATAGACAACAACCTCCGGGCTCTGTTTCCGGAGGAGGAACTGCAACTGAATTAGGTTGCAAAAAGTGGGCTACCAATAATCATACTTATTGTGCTTATCAGCTCTCCCAAGCAGTGACTTGGTTTAATGCCTTTAACTTTGCTAAACAAATGGGAGGTTATTTGGTAACTATGCCTAGTGATGCAGAAAGAATGTGGGTGAATACCAATATCGTAGCTTCAGGAACAGGTTATGACCTAGCCAATAATATCTGGATAGGCTTTAACAAAATTAAAAGACCTGGAAACCCTGACCAATTACAATGGATTACTGGAGAGGAATTTAGAATTAACTGGTCTACAAATCCTGCCACCACTGAAAACTGGTTTTCACCAGGAGAGCCTAATAATTCTGGAGGAACTGAAGGGGCAACTCATATACTCCCTGGAGGAGAAAGAAAATGGAATGACTTAGCAGGAACCGTTACCAGCTCAAATAGTCGATCAATGAATCAACTCATTATTGAATTTAATGAATAA
- a CDS encoding IS1182 family transposase, translated as MLSTSKVVFKDYTPKENLLFPPNLSELIDERHPVKIVSNIIDGLDIKSLIKTYKPGGTSCYHPKMLLKVLIYGYLSNIYSSRKMEQALKENIHFMWLSAMSRPDHNTLNRFRSERLKGEIKAIFTQIVLLLEKEGLVSLETTFVDGTKIEANANRYTFVWGRAVKKHKERIAEQLEELWNYAETVAKDELENTESIDFKEVDSEKVTQTIEKINEVLKDKKVASKVRQKLNYAKKNWADNLEKYKKQQELLEDRNSYSKTDTDATFMRMEDHMRNGQLKPAYNLQISTHRQFILHYSIHPNPTDTKTLATHLLGFEESYHKAPKELVADAGYGSEENYNLLKSKKIKAYVKYNYFRKDQKSGQITTSQNNPKLAKIREKVFKLLNTSKGIKLRKQRCHDVEPVFAELKHNKNFKRFMLRGKNKVEVEIGILAIAHNLNKMSKAA; from the coding sequence GTGTTAAGTACGTCAAAAGTAGTCTTTAAAGATTACACCCCCAAAGAAAATCTGCTTTTTCCTCCCAATTTATCGGAGTTGATTGATGAGCGACATCCTGTGAAAATTGTTTCAAACATTATTGATGGCTTGGATATCAAAAGCTTAATTAAAACCTACAAACCTGGCGGAACATCTTGCTACCACCCGAAAATGCTTTTGAAAGTTTTGATTTATGGCTATTTAAGCAATATCTATTCAAGCCGCAAAATGGAGCAGGCCTTGAAAGAAAACATCCATTTTATGTGGCTCTCTGCAATGAGCCGTCCCGATCATAACACCTTAAACAGGTTCCGTAGTGAACGATTGAAAGGTGAGATTAAAGCTATTTTCACACAAATTGTTCTTCTTTTGGAAAAGGAAGGTTTGGTAAGTCTGGAAACCACTTTTGTAGATGGCACCAAGATAGAAGCCAATGCCAATCGCTATACTTTTGTTTGGGGAAGAGCTGTCAAAAAACACAAAGAAAGGATTGCAGAGCAATTAGAAGAGCTTTGGAACTATGCAGAAACAGTTGCCAAAGACGAGCTTGAAAATACAGAAAGTATTGATTTTAAAGAAGTAGATTCTGAAAAAGTAACTCAAACCATCGAAAAGATCAATGAAGTTTTGAAAGATAAAAAAGTAGCTTCAAAAGTTCGTCAGAAACTGAATTATGCTAAGAAAAACTGGGCAGATAATTTAGAGAAATATAAAAAACAGCAAGAATTATTAGAAGATAGAAATTCCTATTCCAAAACCGATACAGACGCTACTTTTATGCGAATGGAGGATCATATGCGAAACGGACAACTAAAACCCGCTTACAATCTACAAATTTCTACCCATAGACAATTCATTTTACATTATTCAATTCATCCCAACCCAACAGACACCAAAACATTAGCGACTCATTTACTGGGTTTTGAAGAAAGCTATCATAAAGCTCCCAAAGAGCTTGTTGCTGATGCTGGTTATGGCTCAGAAGAAAATTACAACTTGTTAAAATCTAAGAAAATAAAAGCTTATGTTAAATATAATTACTTCAGAAAAGATCAGAAATCGGGACAAATAACCACTTCACAAAACAATCCTAAATTGGCAAAAATCAGAGAAAAGGTTTTCAAACTTCTTAATACCAGCAAGGGCATCAAACTCAGAAAACAAAGATGCCATGATGTTGAACCTGTTTTTGCAGAGCTCAAACACAACAAAAATTTTAAACGATTCATGCTTCGGGGAAAAAATAAAGTCGAGGTAGAAATCGGCATACTCGCAATTGCCCACAATCTGAACAAAATGTCAAAAGCAGCCTAA
- a CDS encoding aldo/keto reductase, producing the protein MQKKIYTGQPVVTLNNGVDIPALGFGVWQIDDLKVCEDAVIKAIQTGYRMIDTASIYLNETAVGNAIKNSGINRDELFITSKLWVQDHGYEKAQAAFQRTLDRLQLDYLDMYLIHWPYGDFLGAWKALEDLYHEGKIKAIGVCNFTVEKLEELKENSTVLPVINQIELHPIFQQKELQVYDRENNIITQPWSPLGNGNAELLNNESLKAIADKYNKTVAQVILRWHLQEGSVIIPKSVTPSRIEENFSVFDFELTEDEMNATRSLDTGKRLFFDPKDAEWEQKMLKSVADI; encoded by the coding sequence ATGCAGAAAAAAATATATACCGGCCAGCCGGTTGTCACTTTAAATAATGGAGTTGATATTCCGGCATTAGGATTCGGAGTTTGGCAGATCGATGATTTGAAAGTTTGTGAAGATGCTGTTATTAAAGCCATCCAAACAGGATACCGAATGATAGATACGGCATCCATTTATCTTAACGAAACAGCGGTGGGAAACGCTATCAAAAATAGTGGAATAAACAGAGATGAGTTGTTTATCACTTCCAAACTTTGGGTACAGGATCATGGTTATGAAAAAGCTCAAGCAGCATTTCAGAGAACGTTAGACCGTTTGCAGCTGGATTATCTGGATATGTATCTTATTCACTGGCCTTACGGGGATTTTTTAGGAGCCTGGAAAGCATTAGAAGACTTATACCACGAAGGAAAAATAAAAGCGATAGGAGTATGCAATTTTACAGTTGAAAAGCTAGAAGAACTGAAAGAAAACTCGACGGTTCTTCCGGTTATTAATCAGATCGAGTTACATCCTATTTTCCAACAAAAAGAACTTCAGGTATATGATAGAGAAAATAATATCATTACACAGCCCTGGAGTCCTTTAGGAAACGGAAATGCTGAGCTTTTAAATAATGAATCTCTGAAAGCAATTGCTGATAAATATAACAAAACAGTTGCTCAGGTAATCTTAAGATGGCATTTACAGGAAGGATCTGTGATCATTCCAAAATCTGTAACTCCATCCAGAATTGAAGAAAACTTTTCTGTCTTTGACTTTGAACTAACAGAAGATGAAATGAATGCTACTCGTTCTCTGGATACAGGTAAAAGATTGTTCTTTGATCCGAAAGATGCTGAATGGGAGCAGAAAATGTTAAAATCTGTAGCAGATATTTAA
- a CDS encoding GNAT family N-acetyltransferase: protein MSYQIVKAGAKDYPRIMDIWASAVQATHDFLTEEDFNYFKEVIPRDYLPHLEVYLITDTNETKGFASVSEGNLEMLFIHDDSRGKGYGKKLYQFMRAQTGFTKLDVNEQNPQAIGFYEKMGFKQVGRSEKDGSGKNYPIIHMAL from the coding sequence ATGTCTTACCAAATTGTAAAAGCTGGAGCAAAAGATTACCCTAGAATTATGGACATCTGGGCATCTGCAGTACAAGCTACTCATGACTTTCTTACAGAAGAAGATTTTAATTATTTTAAAGAAGTAATTCCGAGAGACTATCTTCCTCATCTGGAAGTATATCTTATTACGGACACCAATGAAACAAAAGGTTTTGCTTCTGTTTCAGAAGGCAATCTGGAAATGCTTTTCATTCACGATGATTCCCGTGGAAAAGGATATGGTAAAAAACTTTACCAATTCATGAGAGCGCAGACCGGTTTTACGAAATTGGATGTCAATGAACAGAATCCTCAGGCTATTGGATTCTACGAAAAAATGGGGTTTAAACAGGTAGGAAGATCTGAAAAAGATGGTTCCGGGAAAAACTATCCTATCATCCATATGGCTTTGTAG
- a CDS encoding GNAT family N-acetyltransferase: MNTFKFNMISQSSEIPYELLLLADETKEAIDQYIFKSDLYVLSDGDHNIAVMALYKNNNTQLEIKNIAVTDHYRNRGIGSILIGKAKEIAAQHHCTSLLVGTSDTGLQQIRFYEKNGFAKKEIRKNFFIENYPFPIYENGIQMRDMVVLEFLRPHTIE; the protein is encoded by the coding sequence ATGAACACGTTCAAATTCAATATGATTTCTCAGAGTTCCGAAATCCCGTATGAACTCCTTTTACTCGCTGATGAAACAAAGGAAGCGATCGATCAGTATATTTTTAAATCTGATCTCTATGTCCTGAGTGATGGCGACCACAATATTGCCGTTATGGCTTTATATAAAAACAACAATACTCAACTGGAGATCAAAAACATTGCTGTTACAGATCATTATCGTAATCGCGGGATTGGAAGTATCTTAATTGGAAAAGCTAAAGAAATAGCAGCACAACATCATTGCACGTCATTGCTTGTAGGAACTTCCGATACCGGCTTGCAACAAATCCGGTTTTATGAAAAAAATGGTTTTGCAAAAAAGGAAATACGCAAAAATTTCTTTATTGAAAACTACCCTTTCCCTATTTACGAAAATGGAATACAGATGAGGGACATGGTTGTCCTTGAATTTCTTAGACCTCACACCATAGAATAA
- a CDS encoding GNAT family N-acetyltransferase, which yields MKTIIETDRFLLRELTVNDAEYFYELNLNPNVIRYTGDSSFAKIEEAQVFLENYNDYRQNGFGRWAVINKSDNEFLGWCGLKYDEKLEETDIGFRFFEKYWNKGCATESAKACIHFGFEKLNLEKIVGRAMLKNKPSIKVLQKIGLSFEREFDFDGHKGAIYTIENNLMS from the coding sequence ATGAAAACAATTATAGAAACGGATCGCTTTTTATTAAGAGAGCTGACAGTAAATGATGCTGAATATTTTTACGAACTTAATCTAAATCCTAATGTTATACGATACACTGGAGACTCTTCTTTTGCAAAAATAGAAGAGGCACAAGTTTTTTTGGAAAATTATAATGATTACAGGCAAAATGGTTTTGGAAGATGGGCGGTAATTAATAAGTCGGACAATGAGTTTCTTGGATGGTGTGGTCTCAAATATGATGAAAAACTAGAAGAAACAGATATAGGGTTTAGATTTTTTGAGAAATACTGGAACAAAGGATGCGCAACTGAAAGTGCGAAAGCTTGTATACATTTTGGCTTTGAGAAGTTGAACCTAGAAAAGATCGTGGGAAGAGCTATGCTCAAAAATAAACCGTCAATAAAAGTGCTTCAAAAAATAGGACTTAGTTTTGAAAGAGAATTTGATTTTGACGGGCATAAAGGAGCCATCTATACAATTGAAAATAATTTAATGTCCTAA
- a CDS encoding LysR family transcriptional regulator, which produces MVNLEWYRTFKEIYKTGTLTGAAESLFISQPGVSLHLGSLEAYVGYKLFDRTGRKMIPTERGKVLYNAVFEPLQKLENVEKNFQKSTEKHTPTISVGMCFETFQTTLEQYVSSLPFNLIISFGEYPEMLEQLDKGILDLIITPKKGSSLNIEHEAFSSEQIILVGGKDVDTDSFKKVLKTKDPGKIEEWLKQEKWYGTTGDMEHLFQFWILNFGHKPNFRPNYIVPNLNSIIRCLKGGTGLAVVPDFLCKNEIESGDIKLIWEGDKVLENTLYFGCRKKTTYQSEIAHIKGLFRQVMGKL; this is translated from the coding sequence ATGGTTAATTTAGAATGGTATCGTACTTTTAAAGAAATTTATAAGACCGGAACCTTAACCGGAGCCGCTGAAAGTTTGTTTATTTCTCAACCTGGAGTAAGTTTGCATTTAGGTTCTCTTGAGGCTTATGTAGGATATAAACTCTTTGATCGTACCGGCAGGAAAATGATTCCTACTGAGCGCGGGAAGGTGTTGTATAATGCCGTTTTTGAACCTCTTCAAAAACTAGAAAATGTTGAGAAGAATTTTCAAAAATCTACCGAAAAACATACGCCGACGATAAGTGTCGGAATGTGTTTTGAAACTTTTCAGACGACCTTAGAACAATACGTTTCGTCACTGCCTTTTAATCTGATTATAAGTTTTGGAGAATATCCGGAGATGCTTGAGCAGTTGGATAAAGGGATTTTAGACCTAATCATCACTCCCAAAAAAGGATCTTCACTTAATATTGAGCATGAAGCATTCTCTTCAGAGCAGATTATCCTGGTAGGTGGTAAGGATGTAGATACGGATAGCTTTAAGAAGGTACTAAAAACTAAAGATCCCGGAAAAATAGAAGAATGGCTGAAGCAGGAGAAGTGGTATGGAACGACAGGAGATATGGAACACCTGTTCCAGTTTTGGATTTTAAACTTCGGGCATAAACCTAATTTCCGGCCTAATTATATTGTTCCTAATCTCAATTCTATTATCCGTTGTCTGAAAGGCGGGACGGGATTGGCCGTGGTACCTGACTTTTTATGTAAAAATGAAATCGAGAGCGGTGATATAAAGCTAATCTGGGAAGGAGATAAGGTTTTAGAAAATACTTTGTATTTCGGATGCCGTAAAAAAACGACTTATCAATCTGAAATTGCTCATATCAAAGGACTTTTCCGTCAGGTAATGGGGAAGCTTTAA
- a CDS encoding metallophosphoesterase family protein, whose amino-acid sequence MIQIAVFSDVHGNLPALEVVLNDIERRGIKQKFCLGDLVDFAPWGNEVIALIDRYNIPCLLGNHDERIAFDLPVTPLSKHSEEETAARLAAIDHSKKNITDEHKAFLSALPFDLKLHYKIGKKNWNIQLVHSSLTSNDTYIYESEDDQVFSEMLNVSQSDVIVMGHTHISFRKKTDGKWAINAGSVGRSREENRLASYLILTMNEQHIIPEIIQLNYPLEKVARQIENSDIPDYYASFLRNEKGAII is encoded by the coding sequence ATGATACAGATTGCTGTTTTTAGTGATGTGCATGGAAATCTTCCGGCTCTTGAAGTTGTACTGAATGATATAGAACGAAGAGGGATCAAACAAAAATTCTGCTTAGGGGATCTTGTAGATTTTGCTCCATGGGGAAATGAAGTGATCGCATTGATCGACCGTTATAATATTCCTTGCTTGTTGGGCAATCATGATGAAAGGATTGCTTTTGACCTGCCCGTAACTCCTTTAAGTAAACATTCTGAAGAGGAGACGGCTGCAAGATTGGCTGCGATAGATCATTCTAAGAAAAATATTACGGATGAGCATAAAGCTTTTTTATCGGCCTTGCCTTTTGATTTAAAGCTACATTATAAAATTGGTAAAAAGAACTGGAATATCCAGCTGGTACATTCAAGCTTAACCAGCAACGATACCTATATTTATGAATCGGAAGATGATCAGGTTTTTTCTGAAATGCTCAATGTTTCTCAATCCGATGTTATAGTGATGGGGCATACACATATATCATTTAGAAAAAAAACAGATGGAAAATGGGCTATTAATGCTGGCTCCGTAGGTCGCTCCAGAGAAGAAAACAGATTGGCATCTTACCTTATTCTGACTATGAATGAACAGCATATAATTCCGGAAATTATTCAACTGAATTACCCTTTGGAGAAAGTTGCCAGGCAAATTGAAAACAGTGATATTCCTGATTATTATGCTTCTTTCCTGAGAAATGAAAAAGGAGCTATTATATAA
- a CDS encoding NAD(P)H-dependent oxidoreductase, translating to MKKVLIINGGQNFGHSGGRYNKTVADNTLDVLKTFENIDIKVTNIADGYDKNEEVQKFVWADYIIYHTPIWWFQLPNGFKKYIDEVFTAGHAKGIYLSDGRTSENPEINYGTGGMLGGRKYMVTTSWNAPETAFTLPGEFFSETSVDNGPLFGFHRMNAFVSLQKMDSFHFHDVEKNANIDRDMKLYKEHVKTVFEKELKPQLA from the coding sequence ATGAAAAAAGTATTAATAATTAACGGTGGACAAAATTTCGGACATTCCGGAGGAAGATATAACAAAACAGTTGCAGACAACACATTAGACGTCTTAAAAACTTTTGAAAATATAGATATCAAAGTCACCAACATCGCCGATGGATATGATAAAAATGAAGAAGTTCAGAAATTTGTTTGGGCAGATTATATTATATACCATACTCCTATCTGGTGGTTTCAGCTTCCCAACGGATTTAAAAAATACATTGATGAAGTCTTCACAGCCGGACATGCTAAAGGTATTTATTTGAGTGACGGCAGAACTTCAGAAAATCCTGAAATTAATTATGGAACAGGAGGAATGCTGGGCGGAAGAAAATACATGGTCACCACAAGCTGGAATGCTCCTGAAACGGCTTTTACCCTGCCGGGAGAGTTCTTCAGTGAAACAAGTGTAGATAACGGGCCATTATTTGGATTCCACAGAATGAATGCTTTCGTCTCTTTACAAAAAATGGACAGCTTCCATTTTCATGATGTGGAGAAGAATGCCAATATTGACCGTGATATGAAGTTGTATAAAGAACATGTTAAAACTGTTTTTGAAAAAGAACTAAAACCACAGTTAGCATAA
- a CDS encoding putative quinol monooxygenase, with protein MKIHLTAIIKAKEEYQTEVLEVLQNMVRETRKEEACELYSLHQGIENKNEFIFYEIWKDTAGLEQHNQQPYIQVFGALINEKLQEVPQIYKTHIL; from the coding sequence ATGAAAATACATCTTACAGCCATCATCAAAGCAAAAGAGGAATACCAGACAGAAGTCCTTGAAGTCCTTCAAAATATGGTAAGGGAAACACGCAAAGAAGAAGCTTGTGAATTATATAGCCTGCATCAGGGAATAGAAAATAAAAATGAATTTATTTTCTATGAAATATGGAAAGATACAGCAGGTCTGGAGCAGCATAATCAGCAGCCTTATATTCAGGTATTTGGAGCCCTTATCAACGAAAAATTACAGGAAGTACCTCAAATTTATAAAACCCATATTCTTTAG
- a CDS encoding type 1 glutamine amidotransferase family protein: protein MKKKILFVVTSHDKKGSTGENTGYYLGEVSHPWEVLHQAGYEIDFVSPKGGTPPVDGFDLTDPVNKEFWENKDYKNKIDHSLKPSEVNPNEYSAIYYAGGHGAMWI from the coding sequence ATGAAAAAGAAAATTCTGTTCGTGGTGACGAGCCATGACAAAAAAGGAAGTACCGGTGAAAATACAGGATATTACTTAGGCGAAGTTTCTCATCCATGGGAAGTTTTACACCAGGCAGGATATGAAATAGATTTTGTCAGTCCTAAAGGCGGAACACCTCCTGTTGATGGGTTTGATCTTACCGATCCTGTCAATAAAGAGTTTTGGGAAAATAAAGACTACAAAAATAAAATAGATCATTCATTAAAACCTTCAGAGGTTAACCCTAACGAATATTCAGCGATTTATTATGCCGGAGGTCATGGTGCGATGTGGATTTAG
- a CDS encoding type 1 glutamine amidotransferase domain-containing protein: protein MDLADNTGLASIASKIYENGGIVAGVCHGPAGLINIKLDNGKYLVDGKKINAFTNEEEAEVKLTQVVPFLLEDQLKSRGAKFEKSGLWQTHVVNDQRVITGQNPQSAKAVGEAILKELQK, encoded by the coding sequence GTGGATTTAGCTGATAATACCGGATTAGCTTCCATCGCTTCAAAAATTTATGAAAATGGAGGAATTGTAGCCGGAGTTTGTCATGGACCGGCAGGTTTGATCAACATTAAGCTGGATAATGGTAAATATCTGGTAGATGGTAAAAAAATTAATGCTTTTACCAATGAAGAAGAAGCTGAAGTAAAATTAACTCAAGTGGTTCCTTTTCTTTTGGAAGATCAACTAAAATCAAGAGGAGCAAAATTTGAAAAATCAGGACTTTGGCAAACCCATGTAGTTAACGATCAAAGAGTCATTACCGGACAAAATCCACAATCGGCAAAAGCAGTAGGAGAAGCTATTCTGAAAGAATTACAAAAATAA
- a CDS encoding aldo/keto reductase has product MEYRKLGNTDLEVSVITHGAFAIGGNMWGGNEKQDSINSIHASLDNGVTSIDTAPFYGFGLSEEMIGEAIKGKDRSKIQLLTKFGLVWDGSNQGKGEFFFDAEENGKILPVYKLASKENIIKEVEESLKRLRTDYIDLLQLHWPDSSTPISETMEALELLIQQGKIRTAGVSNYSVEQMKEAAKTIQLASNQVSYSMLNRSIEKDLVPYSLENNTGIIVYSPMERGLLTGKYFKQAQLKADDHRNGYFAQFDLEKVKSFVETLETIAYEKNATVSQLVLRWTSLQPAISVVLAGARNAQQATENAQAMSVDLSQEEFNFINSALKGI; this is encoded by the coding sequence ATGGAATATAGAAAATTAGGAAATACTGATCTGGAAGTATCAGTAATTACACACGGTGCTTTTGCCATCGGTGGAAATATGTGGGGTGGGAATGAAAAACAAGATTCTATAAACTCTATCCACGCATCCCTTGATAATGGAGTAACTTCTATTGATACGGCTCCTTTTTACGGCTTTGGGCTGAGTGAGGAAATGATTGGGGAAGCGATTAAAGGAAAAGACCGTTCAAAAATCCAGTTACTAACCAAATTTGGTTTAGTTTGGGACGGCAGCAATCAAGGAAAAGGAGAATTCTTTTTCGATGCGGAAGAAAATGGAAAAATACTTCCGGTTTACAAACTAGCCTCAAAAGAAAATATCATTAAAGAGGTGGAAGAAAGTCTGAAGCGTTTAAGAACAGATTATATCGACCTTCTACAATTACATTGGCCGGATAGCTCTACTCCTATCAGTGAAACCATGGAAGCTTTGGAATTGCTGATCCAACAGGGAAAAATTCGTACTGCAGGAGTAAGCAACTATAGCGTAGAACAAATGAAAGAAGCTGCTAAAACTATTCAATTAGCCAGTAACCAGGTTTCCTATAGTATGCTGAATAGATCAATCGAAAAAGATCTGGTTCCCTATTCATTAGAAAATAATACAGGAATTATTGTTTACAGCCCCATGGAAAGAGGATTGTTGACAGGTAAATATTTCAAACAGGCCCAATTAAAAGCTGACGATCATCGTAACGGATATTTTGCTCAGTTTGATCTTGAAAAAGTAAAAAGTTTTGTAGAAACCCTGGAAACAATAGCTTACGAAAAAAATGCTACCGTATCACAATTAGTATTGCGTTGGACAAGCTTACAGCCTGCTATCAGTGTCGTATTAGCCGGAGCCCGTAACGCACAGCAGGCTACTGAAAATGCACAGGCAATGTCTGTTGATCTTTCTCAAGAAGAGTTCAATTTTATTAATTCCGCACTGAAAGGCATTTAA
- a CDS encoding PPC domain-containing DNA-binding protein, producing the protein MKILILKLYMVLLTTFITTNLFSQQNSKTEIPRFNKTSTGYIMVLREGDNVIAEIEKLAKSEKIPFASFSGIGFAGDVTFGFYDFDKKKFNPKTFRRVEMGNLTGSIAWNEKGPSIHVHGIATDDQFQAYGGHILSLHVGTGSIELYITLNNKKLDRNIEQPLNANVLQLNQEP; encoded by the coding sequence ATGAAGATTTTAATCCTGAAACTTTACATGGTATTGTTGACCACTTTTATTACAACCAATCTATTTTCACAACAAAATTCCAAAACGGAAATACCACGATTTAACAAAACCTCAACCGGATATATTATGGTATTACGGGAAGGTGATAATGTGATCGCTGAAATTGAAAAACTGGCAAAATCAGAGAAAATCCCCTTTGCCAGCTTTTCAGGCATTGGCTTTGCGGGAGATGTTACTTTTGGCTTTTATGATTTTGATAAGAAAAAATTTAATCCTAAAACCTTTCGCCGCGTAGAAATGGGAAATTTAACAGGATCAATTGCCTGGAACGAAAAGGGACCTTCTATCCATGTTCACGGTATTGCAACAGATGATCAATTCCAGGCCTATGGTGGACACATTTTATCATTACACGTAGGTACAGGCTCTATAGAATTATACATTACCCTCAACAATAAGAAGCTTGACCGGAACATCGAGCAGCCTTTAAATGCTAACGTTTTACAATTAAACCAAGAACCATAA
- a CDS encoding VOC family protein: protein MEKTTNQGFTRANHVGITVRNLEKSITFYEALTGIKVSNIDEIGGQRMAKTQGLEDTRIKYANLHLDNLNIDILEYVIPESEQASYKNDQISAMHLCFEVDDIDEAVKRLKEIGVEPQGEPIVFQEEDGLKSGFGTAVAYFQDPDGTNLEIIAPQGPFKRKNP from the coding sequence ATGGAAAAAACAACAAATCAGGGATTCACACGTGCGAATCACGTCGGGATTACCGTTAGAAATTTAGAAAAATCAATTACTTTTTATGAAGCCTTAACAGGAATAAAGGTTTCTAATATAGATGAAATCGGAGGTCAAAGAATGGCAAAAACCCAAGGATTAGAAGACACCCGAATCAAGTATGCTAACCTTCATCTGGATAATCTCAATATTGATATTCTGGAATATGTAATTCCTGAATCCGAACAGGCATCTTATAAAAATGATCAAATCAGTGCCATGCATCTTTGCTTTGAAGTAGATGATATTGATGAAGCAGTGAAAAGACTGAAGGAAATTGGTGTGGAGCCACAAGGAGAGCCTATTGTTTTCCAGGAGGAAGACGGACTGAAATCCGGTTTTGGTACAGCGGTGGCCTACTTTCAGGATCCTGACGGAACTAACCTTGAAATTATCGCACCACAAGGTCCATTCAAAAGGAAAAACCCATAA
- a CDS encoding carboxymuconolactone decarboxylase family protein has translation MSSRINMATTDAAAYKAMMGLEGYLQTISLNHIQKELIKIRASQINGCAFCLDMHTKDAVKYGETPQRIYLLNAWREALELFTEEEQVLLAMTEEITLINQKGLTEETYQKAKTFFDDQQIAQIIMAIVTINAWNRIAISTHLPIMK, from the coding sequence ATGAGTTCAAGAATTAATATGGCAACAACAGATGCCGCTGCTTACAAAGCTATGATGGGATTGGAGGGCTATCTTCAGACGATTTCTTTAAACCATATTCAGAAAGAGTTGATAAAGATAAGAGCTTCACAAATCAATGGCTGTGCTTTTTGTCTGGATATGCATACCAAGGACGCTGTGAAGTACGGAGAAACTCCACAAAGGATTTATCTTTTAAATGCCTGGAGAGAAGCTTTAGAATTGTTTACTGAAGAAGAACAGGTGCTTTTGGCTATGACCGAAGAGATTACCCTGATCAACCAAAAGGGTTTAACCGAAGAAACGTATCAGAAAGCAAAAACATTTTTTGATGACCAGCAGATTGCGCAGATCATTATGGCTATTGTAACGATCAATGCCTGGAACAGAATTGCGATAAGCACGCATTTACCTATTATGAAGTAG